In Shouchella patagoniensis, the following are encoded in one genomic region:
- a CDS encoding gluconate:H+ symporter, protein MPLLITALGVLLLLLLIMKFKINTLISLSIVSFALAIALGIPIPDIVVAIEDGLGGTLASVGLIFGFGAILGKLIADAGGAQRISTTLIAAFGEKRIQWAVVLTAFMLGIALFFEVGLVLLIPIVYQISKQVNISFLYLGLPMVTALSVTHAFLPPHPGPTVIAGEYGADIGMVLIYGFIISIPTVLIAGPLFTKYAQKFVPSAFKKQNNSSMAALGDAKPMPLEETPGFFKSSITALFPVLLMGFATIVNFLQEATNLPSNLLFEIIAFIGTPTATMFLSLLFALYTMGISQNRTMTQLMESAESSVKAIAMILLILGMSGALKEVLIVGGVGDYVATLFIGSALSPIILAWLIAALMRIAQGSATVAALTTAGLVIPLMEGADVNLALMVLATGAGSVIASHVNDTGFWIIKESFGLTMKETFATWTVLETLISVCGLMFVLLLSVFV, encoded by the coding sequence ATGCCATTGCTTATTACTGCATTAGGGGTATTACTTCTTTTGCTACTAATCATGAAGTTTAAAATTAATACGCTTATTTCTTTGTCGATTGTATCATTTGCACTAGCGATCGCCCTCGGGATTCCTATTCCAGACATTGTTGTTGCGATTGAGGATGGTCTTGGAGGAACGTTGGCAAGTGTAGGGTTAATCTTTGGTTTTGGTGCAATCTTAGGTAAGCTTATCGCTGATGCAGGTGGAGCGCAACGAATTTCTACGACATTAATTGCTGCTTTTGGGGAAAAAAGAATTCAGTGGGCGGTTGTTTTAACCGCATTTATGCTTGGGATTGCTCTCTTTTTTGAGGTTGGACTTGTTTTATTGATTCCGATTGTTTATCAAATTTCAAAACAAGTAAATATATCCTTCCTTTATTTGGGATTACCGATGGTGACGGCATTGTCTGTTACGCACGCTTTTCTTCCTCCACATCCTGGTCCAACTGTTATTGCCGGAGAATATGGTGCAGATATCGGTATGGTATTAATTTATGGTTTTATTATTTCAATTCCAACGGTATTAATTGCGGGTCCTCTTTTCACAAAATACGCACAGAAATTTGTTCCGAGTGCGTTTAAAAAACAAAACAATAGCTCGATGGCGGCTCTTGGTGACGCTAAGCCAATGCCACTAGAGGAAACACCTGGATTCTTCAAAAGTTCAATTACTGCTCTCTTTCCGGTATTGTTAATGGGTTTTGCGACGATCGTAAATTTTTTGCAGGAAGCGACAAATCTTCCTTCGAATCTATTATTTGAGATCATCGCATTTATAGGTACACCAACAGCAACGATGTTTTTGTCACTCTTGTTTGCTTTATATACAATGGGGATTTCACAGAATCGGACAATGACACAGTTAATGGAATCTGCAGAGTCATCGGTAAAAGCAATTGCGATGATCTTACTTATTCTTGGAATGAGTGGTGCATTAAAAGAGGTATTAATTGTTGGTGGTGTAGGTGATTATGTGGCAACTCTTTTTATTGGAAGCGCATTATCCCCTATCATCCTAGCATGGTTGATTGCAGCGCTTATGCGTATTGCACAAGGTTCGGCTACGGTTGCTGCGTTAACAACCGCAGGACTTGTCATCCCTCTTATGGAAGGGGCTGACGTAAACTTAGCACTTATGGTACTTGCAACTGGAGCTGGTAGTGTCATTGCTTCTCACGTAAATGACACAGGCTTCTGGATTATTAAAGAATCCTTTGGATTAACAATGAAAGAAACGTTTGCGACATGGACGGTATTAGAAACCCTTATTTCCGTTTGCGGACTGATGTTTGTTTTATTGTTAAGTGTGTTTGTTTAA